From Fusarium musae strain F31 chromosome 8, whole genome shotgun sequence:
tcccatcctTTATTTATGAATTATGATGCACGTCAACCCACCCACCCTACACCACGCAAAGTATGTATGTGCCTTGCCTACCCTGCACTCCGTATGGATATGCAGATATACCTCTTTttggctgcttcttctccacaGAACACAGCAATGTCATCCATAGGGTTTTTCTTATCGGAGCGCGGCCAGTAACAATGACACGATACCAAGTGCCATTCTCCCCCATGTTTCTTGCGATTCTACAATATATAGTGGATTAGTATAATTTTGTCGACCTGTCTGTCAGAACATGGTAGTTAATGCATCGATTCGATGAACTGGTTCTTTCCAGAGAATATGTCCGGAACTCGGGCCCATTTGCTGCGAATGAGAGAGAAATAGCCGTCTGCGACGTCAAAATACCAAGAAAAACACCCCAACGCCATCCTGAGAGATACCTCTCAATAGCATGTTCCGGCTTACCCATACACCTCATCTACACATTCAACACCCCTGACCTTTGCCAGATCCTCGAGTATGTATACAGAGGTACCTTTCCACCCAATACCCATAACACCGTGAGCTGCCTTGCTCCTTACCCATTCATAAATAAATGTCGCCGCCTTCGCCAGCAACCCATCGTTGCCACGCCTGCTCATAGGCTGTTTCAACGTCATTCACCCAACGCTTCGTGTCGAAGAGCCCGCAGTGCCATTTGCTTTCCCACAACAACTTGCGTATATCTGCCAAGCGGCCACCACCGTGACCATAGCCATCCGTGGACATGGTGTAACTGAGGCCGGTGGCGAGTTCAACGGCGCGTTGCTCATACTCCTCTTCACTTCCGGCGATCAGTTCTGCTGCAGCCACTCGGCCTTCGTTTGATTTAGGCAGAGCGCCCTTCAAGATTGATGCGGCCATACGAGAGCACATCTTGTACGGGTATCGAGGAAGCGTAAGTAGGGGCGTGCTTGACCAGAGAACATCTGCCGCTGTCGTATGGGCGTTGCACTCAGGGGTGTCGAGAAACAGGTCACACACACGAGCCCTCGAGATATGCTGACTCTTTGGCGCTACATCTGTGAAGATCAGACGACTGGCCACTTCTTCACCAGCCCAGGCCTTAGCAGTTCTCCGCAGATTGGCTTCCCCGAGCTCCGGAAATCGAAGTAGCCATATCACTGCCTTTGGCACTTGTGCCAGAATTCTAAGCCATGTTCTAAAGGTCGTAGGCTCGATCTGGTCGAGGTCAGTCAATGAAACTCCAGTAAAAGGCTGAATGAGCAACGGACGTACCTTGTATAACTGATTGAAATTGCCCATGATGATAGTGTCGTCGCTCAAAGCAGGAAAAAGCTCCTTTCGCATCTTCCAGCGACGCCTCTGCTCTTGTTCCCAAGTAACTGATCGTTCATTCGCATCGCATGACTGAGCATGATCGCAACAGAAGAAAGTATCCCGGCAATATATGATATTTTCCGAGTACATCcagtcttcctcctcgccctccgTATCATCCTTGAAAACGTCGGCGATTTTGAAGTTTCCACGCCAGGGACGTAGGGTCTCTGGCGGAATGGCTGTGCTATCAGCCAGGATGTAATCGCACCACTCAGCACCCAGAGTACCGGCAAAGCCCATGAAGGACATCTGGACCGGGGCAGGTCGTGCAGCAAAAATTTCGTTGCGTGCCCCTCTTGTATAGCcgttgaggttgacaaggaTATGAATCTCGTCCTTGATAATTTGCTCTACAAGTTTATCTGCGGGCCAACTGCTGACGTCACGAAAAACAGGAGCCTCCCTTTCGATCTGCTGTCGGTGGACAGATCGATCGCTTGCGGTTGTAGCATAGCAAATGGCGTGTGCCCGACTTGGATTGTGGAATCCAAATACAGATTGCATCCTAAATTTCAATCCAAGAGCGATTAGAGATCGGAAATACACTCAAGAGACGAGGGATCTTACAGGTGAGCTAAGGGGTGGTTGTTAAAATCCGACGATACGTATCCTATGTTAAGGTGTGGGttaggaggaggtggtggggGATAGACGGTGGAAGGGAGCCATGGCAGCCGCAGTGTTGAACAAGATATTCGAATGCCATTACGCTGAGAAATTACTCGAATGTCCTTTGCTGATAGGGGGCATGTGAAGGTGTGAAAGGGTAGGACGGTTGGTGCTGAAGGGACGCTGAGCCCGCTGGGTAATCGAAGCCGAGTGTACTGGGTACGTTTTTGACTGCCAGAGACGTGCTGATCCTGATACCATTTCCATTGTGTTGCGCGAGCTGCACGTTCTATCAAACGTATCACGCGTGAGCCCTCCCATGGTTTGTTGCTCCATTCCCTAAGAGCTTGCTCAGGGTCGAATGATGTGACCAGACCCAGGTCCTTAATCTGCCGCGTAAACGAggcgatcttcttctcatcgagaacCCCCCGACCCCAATGTGATGCGTCACTCAGCTGGCGATTGATAATCCGTACGACACGCTTGACAAGGCCGCTGTCATGACCGAAAGAACGGGCATCAATGAGCAGACCTTTGTCGTCAACATGCCATCGGTCGTATTTCCCGGATTTCAAAATAACCCCACCGCGACCTCTCCAGTCACAAACAGAGTTGAGCGCTGTAGAAAGACCACATACGGCTTCGGCAAATTCGGGGTTGGAGCTCACAGCACGTTTGTAATACGTTATTGCATCGTTGATGCGTCCCCTATCCTTGACAGCATTGGCGAGGTTTGTCAGGGCGATATCAAAAGTCCCATCGCACGCCACGGCCTGTTCATACATTTGTATCGCGAGATCCAATTGTCCAATGTCCTTGAGCAGACTTCCCAAGTTGGTGTGTAAATGGACATGCTTGGGATCCAGGCGTAGGCCATAGTGATAGtacgccaaagccaaagccagacCGCTGCCTGGCACTATGCCGGGGATGCTCGAATGGGCAGGTACATCAACATTTGGACTTGGGGGATTTGAAGCTATCTGTTGAACGCCGGCGAGGAGGATACCGACATTATTAGCCGTGGAAGGGCTTTCCTGAAGTGAAAGTGATAGATAGTAAAGGGCTAGGATATCTTCAACCCCAGAAGGGCGACGTAGAATGTTCGGGGCTCCTTGCCCACTTGACAAAGAATCTTGGAATATCTTAGCCAACGATAACAGCGAATTGCTGGTGGTCTGCACAGCAGCTCGCTTGGTTGAGCCTTCAGCTACATGCTGCAGTCCAGGTAGAGAACCAGTGCCGCCGAAGACGAGCTGTGCAGTATGACGAGCCCTTTCAGGGGGGAGTAATAAGGGCCGAGTACCGTGCCTAGCGTTCCTATGCGAGACTGGAGTTTCTGTTGGAGATAAGGCAGTCTGAATTTGACGAACAAGATCCTGTATACTAGTCATTTGGCGACCTACGCTGATCAAGACGGCCTCTTCAAAAGCCTCTGATGCTCTGTTCACATCTTTAAGACTGTATAGCATGGTTCCTTTCGCGTGTATGAGAGCCAGGACACGCCCATTCTCTTTCCCATGAATGGCATAGCCACTGGACGCGAAGCCAGATGGTTTCGCTAGCTGGTCGTGAGAACCGGCTTGCTGATTATGTGCCTGTCTCATGTTAGTATTCCCACAATACAGGCGCTATGCACCCTGCTAAGGCCTATAGTAAATAGCATGCTGGCTACTGCCAATCATTTCTGATGGGTTACATACCGGCAATACCCTTAGAGCCCGTTGAACATGGTCGATGATCTCGACGGCCTCTTTGCTGCGCTTTTTGTAAAGAAGTCCAACAAGATGTTCAACAGCTTCCAAGTAACTAGGCTGCACTTCCACAGCTCTGATCCAGTGTTTCTCGGCCTCGTCTTGGCGACCGAGACAGTAAAGAGTGGCGGCTTTATTCGTAATTGCCTCGACATGACTGCGAAAGAGTCAGAACAATGAACAGCCACTTGACAGTTCACGTGGGAGAAGAGTTTTACCTCGAGTCAAGGGCGGTAATTCTCGAGAACCATTCCAATGCCTCTTGATATTGATCTAGACCATAATGTAAACACCCCCCTAGCATTATCCCATCGATCCAGCTCCAGGTACTCTGTTCGCAAAGACTGCTGAGCATATCTAAAATAGACTTTGCTGCCGCGAAAAGTGTTGAATTGCCCGTAGAAGAATAACTATTATACGGCCCCTGGAAGTAGGGTACCACATGTCCCCTTGACTGGAAGTCTTGGTACGAATCATTCTCGGAAGAGTTGTTGAATAATGTAGGATCTCGCCCAAGTGCGGCTTCGGATATTCTCAAGGAAGGTTTCGGAGGTTTAGGGTAAACAAGAAGCTTGGGGGACGTGTTGTGACCTGCTGCTCCTTTGGAAGCCTGCGGTTTCCGGATAGTTTGTGCGTATGCCAGCAGATCAACGTAGACCCTGTGCGCCTGTAACAATACTTTCTCTCTGAAACCTTGTTGGCTGCTCATATGAGGTGGTCGAATATATGATTGTGTGTGCATGCTCGAATCGAATccaggatgaggctgagtttCAGAGTCAAAACCTGAAGCAAAGGGAGAACGACGTGCGAAATCAGAACCACAATGCTGCTGGAAAGAGCGCAAGTCCTGCGGTTGAACGTGCCTTGCCGAGACCAGGCCAGGTCGACCATGATAGTTCCATGGCGTATGCATGCCTGGCTGACCAAAAGGCAGCGATTCGTTCATGACTATAGGGGGTGGGCAAAATGCCCTGACATTGTACTCGTGAGCTCGTATTATTGGTTGGTAAAGATTAGGGAACCCCCCCGGCGCTTCTGGCTGGCCTTGAGGAATGTATTGGCCTTCGGCTTGGTGAAGGCCATAATGATTAGTGGGAAGTGCACCACGATGCAATGCCGTATCGCTCCCATAAGCCCAAGTGGAAGATCCGGGACGGGCTTGCAGGTCATCGCTGAGACCAGTATTGCCGACCGAAGATGGTCGGCGGTAGTCGATGCTCCCATTGAAATGAGATTGGCGTATTGGAGGGCCCGTCAGGGGAAATGCCGTAGCCGTCGCTGATCGAGGTAGAACCAAATGTTTCGAAGGCGGGGGGCCATGGGAGAATAAGGATGGCGAGCCGTCGTATCCGGCATCGACAGTACCGTTTGGTGTCTTTCGTCGTAAATGATGCTCTTGGCGTGGCGGATAAAGAGCTGAGCCGTACGGGATAGTGTGCCGGTGAGGTCGAGAGGTGCGAATCGCAAATGACTGCTGATATGGCGCTGGGACATTGCGAGGGTGATGGTCGTTAAAAGTGGCGTCGGCATTTGGAAACGTTGAGAGGGTATCGAGATTCGACTGCTGCGGCGGCGTCACCGCGTGAGGGGACATTTGAAGGAGAGGTAACATGACAACGGGGTATATTGGCGAGGCAACAAAACTGACTGAAAATGCAGGACAAAGGACACTGATGGAAATCTGTAGGTCATGGCCTGTTGGTTAAAGGGCATGGCTGGCGGCTGCGCTTGGTATTGAAGTGTTGAGTTGATTGCTGACGAGCATCTGGGCGAGTGAGATAGGCGAGTATAGCGCCAGCGACACAACAGAGAACCACAAACTTCGAGCTGTTGCGAGAGAGCCTTGCGCTGTCTTGAAACCAGCAGAATGGCCTTTGTGTTGGTGagtaagaaaaagagaaagagaaagagagagggTCAGGCGTTTCTAGGCGACTCTGTCAAGCAGTGTCTATCGATTCTATCGCAAAGGGACCGAATATCATGTCGCACTGGAAATCACTATCGCGTTCATCGTCTCACAAAAGAGTTTCTGTTTGCAGTGACAGGGAATCAAAGTCTGATGACAGCCCCAGCTCCCCAGATATCGGTCAAGTAAATGCTGGAGGAGGCTTTCAGGTCAATACAAGCAGCCCAGAACAAGCAGTtgacaagagaagagagctgtATCGGTAGTGGAGGTACTAGTTAGGTAGGTTCCAAGGTAAGTGAGGTATGGGCACGTTTGTTGCTTGCCAGGCAGTTAGCGCCAGGTTCAATAGAGCGAGGCCCGTGGTTAGTGGAGAA
This genomic window contains:
- a CDS encoding hypothetical protein (EggNog:ENOG41), which translates into the protein MSPHAVTPPQQSNLDTLSTFPNADATFNDHHPRNVPAPYQQSFAIRTSRPHRHTIPYGSALYPPRQEHHLRRKTPNGTVDAGYDGSPSLFSHGPPPSKHLVLPRSATATAFPLTGPPIRQSHFNGSIDYRRPSSVGNTGLSDDLQARPGSSTWAYGSDTALHRGALPTNHYGLHQAEGQYIPQGQPEAPGGFPNLYQPIIRAHEYNVRAFCPPPIVMNESLPFGQPGMHTPWNYHGRPGLVSARHVQPQDLRSFQQHCGSDFARRSPFASGFDSETQPHPGFDSSMHTQSYIRPPHMSSQQGFREKVLLQAHRVYVDLLAYAQTIRKPQASKGAAGHNTSPKLLVYPKPPKPSLRISEAALGRDPTLFNNSSENDSYQDFQSRGHVVPYFQGPHVEAITNKAATLYCLGRQDEAEKHWIRAVEVQPSYLEAVEHLVGLLYKKRSKEAVEIIDHVQRALRVLPAHNQQAGSHDQLAKPSGFASSGYAIHGKENGRVLALIHAKGTMLYSLKDVNRASEAFEEAVLISVGRQMTSIQDLVRQIQTALSPTETPVSHRNARHGTRPLLLPPERARHTAQLVFGGTGSLPGLQHVAEGSTKRAAVQTTSNSLLSLAKIFQDSLSSGQGAPNILRRPSGVEDILALYYLSLSLQESPSTANNVGILLAGVQQIASNPPSPNVDVPAHSSIPGIVPGSGLALALAYYHYGLRLDPKHVHLHTNLGSLLKDIGQLDLAIQMYEQAVACDGTFDIALTNLANAVKDRGRINDAITYYKRAVSSNPEFAEAVCGLSTALNSVCDWRGRGGVILKSGKYDRWHVDDKGLLIDARSFGHDSGLVKRVVRIINRQLSDASHWGRGVLDEKKIASFTRQIKDLGLVTSFDPEQALREWSNKPWEGSRVIRLIERAARATQWKWYQDQHVSGSQKRTQYTRLRLPSGLSVPSAPTVLPFHTFTCPLSAKDIRVISQRNGIRISCSTLRLPWLPSTVYPPPPPPNPHLNIGYVSSDFNNHPLAHLMQSVFGFHNPSRAHAICYATTASDRSVHRQQIEREAPVFRDVSSWPADKLVEQIIKDEIHILVNLNGYTRGARNEIFAARPAPVQMSFMGFAGTLGAEWCDYILADSTAIPPETLRPWRGNFKIADVFKDDTEGEEEDWMYSENIIYCRDTFFCCDHAQSCDANERSVTWEQEQRRRWKMRKELFPALSDDTIIMGNFNQLYKIEPTTFRTWLRILAQVPKAVIWLLRFPELGEANLRRTAKAWAGEEVASRLIFTDVAPKSQHISRARVCDLFLDTPECNAHTTAADVLWSSTPLLTLPRYPYKMCSRMAASILKGALPKSNEGRVAAAELIAGSEEEYEQRAVELATGLSYTMSTDGYGHGGGRLADIRKLLWESKWHCGLFDTKRWVNDVETAYEQAWQRWVAGEGGDIYL